In the genome of Plasmodium yoelii strain 17X genome assembly, chromosome: 14, one region contains:
- a CDS encoding mitogen-activated protein kinase phosphatase 1, putative produces MIYDPIDFEALKKEIKNEEENNSIKTDNQYNILSNAKIKFKIINSFYLYNYMQLLLDQGKNKTIFIVDIRNENFHNQGYIKNSIHINDANKINTIKNEIIKKKNENIKIIFYDNEDVQDLNKYQNIVAFHFSELKADFYFLKGGYTNWKKKFYFLCLKGDQKDASMPSIIVNTTLNTTPNHINSLSTIDSLASYINYPIKICDNVYVGNLIHINNALVYHYLEILCVYDLTSSGFVMKNNKGIKYLRYNTAKGELEHKNFKKDDSINYTSFLDNCMISHIISSMVLNINFDHIEDGKIENNSDNTINKSGKNILENNAIINNNKHQPNNLKKNILIICNDGIKDESNKQKMNSISLIISMCYIIYSKKYNLNLAIAYMIKICNNLSISSQTRTILQNFYNYLVRINFNIHINPSSKDNINNRKCKIENFQDSSINIKDNPPNNHNNRDINQPQISNSNKSMVVNALKNEELLNLIKKYEVNISHVLLDYSNEYVIYINREYIIEDIEIIEEKAQEIEYTYYEYLIQSLLYYIYNKKEQDINFDKINIVLKILKNINSDNKIDNSYKFPYCSLILISLCKILNFENSTEFENTEKIKYESYTNIKFDVFSILCNSIITCIDFIIYNYENNCNFKIASKEYELTIKTTSQDLKDKSIDKNIYMIFLSLKYLLSVFFQFYLYPSISKNKSSYIDQMYNTLQQIDKFADYYYSIFNININSFINDNYKAQVCPFDYLPLYLSDILRPFIIITNYLE; encoded by the coding sequence ATGATATATGATCCCATCGATTTCGAGGCTTTGAAAAAGGAAATCAAAAACGAAGAGGAAAATAACAGCATCAAAACTGACAATCAATATAATATCTTATCAaatgcaaaaataaaattcaaaataataaactcCTTCTacctatataattatatgcaACTTCTTTTAGACCAggggaaaaataaaactatattTATCGTAGATATAAGAAATGAAAACTTCCATAATCAgggatatattaaaaattcaataCACATAAATGATgctaacaaaataaatacaattaaaaatgaaataataaaaaaaaaaaacgaaaatattaaaattatattttatgataatgAAGATGTTCAAGATCTAAATAAGTATCAAAATATTGTAGCTTTTCATTTTTCAGAACTTAAAGctgatttttattttttaaaaggaGGTTATAcaaattggaaaaaaaaattctattTTCTTTGCTTAAAGGGTGATCAAAAAGATGCTTCCATGCCTTCTATTATTGTAAATACTACTCTTAATACCACACCTAATCATATTAATAGTCTTAGCACTATCGACTCTCTGGCTTCATATATTAACTATCCCATAAAAATATGTGATAATGTCTATGTAGGAAATTTGATCCATATTAATAATGCGCTTGTATATCATTACTTAGAAATATTATGCGTATATGATTTGACTTCCTCTGGTTTtgttatgaaaaataataaagggATCAAATATTTAAGGTACAATACTGCAAAAGGAGAGCTTGAACATAAAAACTTCAAAAAAGATGATTCCATAAATTATACTAGCTTTTTAGATAACTGTATGATTTCTCACATTATAAGTAGTATGGTTTTAAACATAAATTTTGATCATATAGAAGACggaaaaattgaaaataattctgATAATACTATAAACAAGTCTGGAAAAAACATATTAGAAAATAATGCtattataaataacaataagCATCAGcctaataatttaaaaaaaaatattttaataatatgtaaTGATGGAATAAAAGACGAatcaaataaacaaaaaatgaatagtATTAGTTTAATAATTTCGATgtgttatattatatatagtaaaaaGTATAACCTTAATTTAGCAATTGcttatatgattaaaatatgCAATAATCTAAGTATATCTTCCCAAACGCGAactattttacaaaatttttaCAACTACTTAGTAcgaattaattttaatatacatataaatccATCTTCTaaggataatataaataatcgaAAATGTAAAATTGAGAATTTTCAAGACTcttctattaatattaaGGATAATCCTCCAAACAATCATAATAACAGAGACATAAACCAACCACAAATTAGTAATTCAAATAAATCAATGGTAGTAAAtgctttaaaaaatgaagaactTCTCAacttaattaaaaaatatgaagtaAATATTTCCCATGTTCTACTAGACTATTCAAATGAATATGTTATTTACATAAATAgagaatatataatagaagATATTGAAATAATTGAAGAAAAGGCTCAAGAAATTGAATATACTTATTATGAGTATTTAATTCAATCTTTgttatattacatatataataaaaaggaGCAGGATATAAActttgataaaataaatattgtattaaaaatattaaaaaatatcaatagcgataataaaatagacaATTCATATAAATTCCCTTATTGctcattaattttaataagcTTATGTAAAATTcttaattttgaaaattcaACTGAGTTCGAAAAtacagaaaaaataaaatatgaatcgTATACAAATATCAAATTTGATGTATTTTCCATATTATGTAATAGTATTATTACATGTAttgattttattatatataactatgaaaataattgtaattttaaaatagctTCAAAAGAATACGAATTAACGATAAAGACTACATCTCAGGACTTAAAAGATAAATctattgataaaaatatttatatgatatttttatcattaaaatatttattaagtgTTTTTTTCCAGTTTTATCTTTATCCATCTATTTCGAAAAATAAATCTTCATATATAGATCAAATGTATAATACATTGCAACAAATTGATAAGTTCGcagattattattattctatttttaatataaatattaactcatttataaatgataattataaGGCACAAGTATGCCCCTTTGATTATTTGCCACTTTACCTTTCTGATATATTAAGGccatttattataatcacCAATTATCTCGAATAA
- a CDS encoding site-2 protease S2P, putative — protein sequence MTSRNIISYFNNVQTEKKQLSSNWLLIDNEKSYWDYKRQSYLSFILSLLPLFLISVIHLSIILNGYYIGHLFLTISYLLSICFFILYFYNSYTIFVLFVFLSFIISLCLHEFAHALVAYKYGDITMVYKGYLYLDILNYLDIFHTLIIPLITLFITGFGIPGNLYWLQLHFIRSRFQLSFIFLSGPISDILYILLFVFFYNMYTFLKNNKKLNVNPHPALFISLATSISFLVESFLLNICPILGFDGWGVIEPYLPYFLNDLINEEIVYNFLSYVCPLLVFIYFNFIEAKFLFFTKITNYILQDLLGIAIYHATFGADSFPTLYSYLKKM from the exons ATGACTTCaagaaatataatatcatattttaataatgttCAAACGGAGAAAAAACAATTATCAAGTAATTGGTTGTTAAtagataatgaaaaaagtTATTGGGATTATAAACGTCAAAGctatttatcatttatattgtcATTACTACCATTATTTTTGATAAGTGTAATACATTTATCAATTATACTGAATGGTTATTATATTGGGCATTTATTCTTAACAATATCATATTTGCTTtccatttgtttttttattttatactttTACAATTCTTATACtatatttgttttgtttGTATTTTTGTCATTTATAATATCCTTATGTTTACATGAGTTTGCTCATGCTTTAGTTGCTTACAAATATGGCGATATTACAATGGTTTATAAAGGGTATTTATATTTGGACATTTTGAATTATTTGGACATATTCCATACGTTGATAATACCattaataacattatttataaCAGGATTTGGTATACCAGGAAATTTATATTGGTTGCAACTGCATTTTATAAGAAGTAGATTTCAgttatcttttatatttttgtctGGTCCAATATcagatattttatatattttactatttgtttttttttataacatgtacacttttttaaaaaataataaaaaattgaatgTGAATCCCCATCCTGCTTTATTCATATCTTTAGCAACATCAATATCTTTCCTAGTAGAATcatttcttttaaatatttgcCCTATTCTTGGATTTGATGGATGGGGTGTTATCGAGCCATATTTGCCTTATTTCTTAAATGactt aatcaACGAAGAGATTGTGTACAACTTCTTATCTTACGTGTGTCCACTtcttgtttttatatattttaattttattgaggcaaaatttctttttttcacaaaaattacaaattatatattacaaGATCTTTTGGGAATTGCAATATATCATGCAACCTTTGGCGCCGATTCATTTCCAACATTGTATTCATATctcaaaaaaatgtaa